From the genome of Solanum pennellii chromosome 6, SPENNV200:
TAATCTTGCCAAGCGCTTCTGAACTTTCGCAAGGATGCTCAACCTGCAACAAGTACAAAGCCAATAGCAAACCATAACTGAATTTGAGGCCTATAAAAGTTGTATGTACAATAATTGGACTGGGCCTACCAGTAAAACAACAGGTTGGGTTTCGACTTGTCATTTCGCATTGAAATTTTACCCCTACCCAAAGTTAATTACGTTCGTTACAGATTTACAGTTCGCACATTTTGCCAAGTTCGCACCTCTCAACCTTATCCTTTATTCTCTTTCACACAGTCCACGATGCCACTTGGGTTACAACTAATACAAATTGGAGATGGCTAATTTTTACTCCAATTTATCTAATTGTGGTTAAAAGAATAGCAACTCATAGATCTTTCAGAGTACCAAAACTTTCCCACCCTTCAACCCAATGATCGAACCAATTGCCACCACCTTAACATAGTAAATGTGCTTTTGGGTAGCCAATTGTACTTTTTCCTGTGTACTCATTTACACATTACTGTGCAAAACAAAAACCTAGTAACTCAGTTACTATGTTAaagaaaatttgtcaaaaagaaCTCAAGAATGATGAATTTATACAGACAAGAAATGAGCAACACTCACTCCAGCCCTTCCCAACTGGAAAATCAAAAGGAAACCATTTAGTAAGGGAAAGGAAACCATAAGTCATACATGCAACATTTAAGGCTTAATTTCTTAAATCATCACAGCTCAGCTTATAACATGATGCACGTATGAGTTATGACACTCTTTTACcaataaaaaaagtataacaCTATTGTCCAAATACTTATGTTTGATGAAGGagattgacaaatataaagaagCCCGAACAGTTTACCTCTTCTTTTCAGCAGCAAGAAGCTTCGCTTCTAGTTGCTTTCTAAGCTCCCCATCCTGCGAAAATGAGCATGTCGACAATCTCAATTTCGGCCGTGCCTTGCTCgacaataactcataaaattGCTGCATTTTATTAATGTTTGGTCAACAACTCAACATAGACTTACCACATCACGCATAATAACATATTGATAAATTCCTTCATTTATACTCTAAACCATCAAAAGCAGCCAGGCAACTTAGTTCAAGTTAAGAAATGCCTAAGCATAATACTCAACTACAAGTTCTGACAAAAGTTGGATTGTTCGCCATGTTAAGCAAATACTTGGCTGAATCAAGTAAACCATCGGACTATATTTTTAGGTTCAAATTCTTTGTGGTAATATCATTCTATATCTTGTATTGTAAAAGAGCTAGGCAAGTTGATAAATTTCTGAACAATACTAAATATGAGCCACACATATTCTTCTAAAATGCCATCATGAATAGGTTTTTCATTTTTAACCCAATTGTCAACTAAGCAATTAAAATGAGgtgaattaaataaaagaatccATAAATTCGAATTTAAAGCTCTGATTATCATGCATTGGCGGAAGAAAACATCTGTTTTGCATCTCATTTGAACTTGCTCTggataaacataataaaagaagtttctttttttaatgaaaaaatagatgATTTAACAAAAGATTTTAAGTCGCCTTAACAAGGAACTCATATGACCTTATAAAGTCATCACGTCTACCAATCCAATAtgtcttcctttttctttaccTTACCTTCATatctatttcttttctttctatttacTTCACACAAAATTTCTACCTTATTAGTCAATGGCTCGCATGAATGCAGTGTGGTTTACAGTTTCAAGTTTATAAAAATTCAGGATGAATTTAGGAATCTAATAAACTACTGATGGTTGATATTTTCCTAAAAACTTCCCTATGGTAGTTGATACGTTTGTTGTTCCGTACCaagaataataagaaaaaaaaattccttcatTCCATTAAAGAATCCTAAGCAGAAGTCATTAGCCTCACTACCATTCCTAAATATCCAAGTGTACTAGACTTTCTTCAATAATTATATAACCTTGGTAGATACAGAACAGAGATTTACTGATATTAAGTATCAATTCTCTTAGCATATCTGAAATAGACAAAAACCTCTACTAAACATCTGGACTAGACAAAATTATtcaaacaatataatatatatatatataattagaaaTCCCACTTGAAGCTACAATGTTCGACTACACAATACTAAGTTTTTATTTAacattcttcaatttgaatAAACTACTAAAACAAGTTCCATTTTTGTTGGGTATCTGCCACTGTGAAGACCTATATCCTGGAGTAGTACTTTGATCTTTCCAAATGGCACATCATTAAAAAACCTATAGCCTTGAGTAATACTTTGCTTCCCGTATGCCATATCCAGAACTTTGCTTACTTGATACCAGTTCATTAATAAATAGTCAAGAATGCAAATTCATTTTCTCAACCATTtctataataattttcattctaCTATCACTAATTATGCATACAGCAGTCAAATTAACCTAAAAATTCCCTATCCTAGCAAAACGGATCACATATTTGCAACAATTATATAATAGGAACAAAAGAAAACGAACAGGAAAAGTATAACTACCTGACGACGTAATTCGGCGTCCTTAAGCTTGGTTTCAATATCTTGGGCGGTAATAATGGAAGGAGTTTTGGTTTCAAGAAGGCGTCGGCGAAGGCGTCTAGGGAGGAACAACGCCGTCGCATTATTCGAATCATTCACCGGAATATTCAAAGCCATTCCTGTGACGTGATCGGACTTTGGAGTAGCCGATTCTATTCCCATTTCCATTTGCAGGTGATGATTGAACGACGATCGATGAAATCAACCGGCGAAAGTGTTCACGATAAAGAAAGGAGAACGGAATTGGCCTTCTTTTgaagattttgatatttttcggAGCTCCAATTGATTCAATTCGTTTTTAGAAgcccctttttgaaatatttttgggTAAACCGTGAACCTAAGCGTAATTTTGAGAACTTGTGCATGCGCTATCCACGTGAGTTGATAGGAATTAGGAATTTAGGATTATAACAATTAACCGTTCATTATAATATGATctgattttctcatttttttcaagttagttttatttttgatagTATTGGtatacattataatttatagcaGTACATTTTTTGTGAATCAGGCAGGTATGATAAGAAGattttataagaaatatattatattattacatataaaataaaatatttaaatacttttGATAATTAAGTACGAAtgtctacaaaaatttgtaTCTTTATATAATCGCATCTCACCATAGCAATTATAAATTTCTAGACACACATTGTCAATAATATAAGGTTTGAAATGATATAATCGAAACTATGATTTATATAAATGTAATGTTGGtgtaatatatcataaaaagataataaataacagttgaaataaaacaaataaattataattgaataGTGAATAATCACTCTGTTTTGTGCTGTGAATATAGTTGACGacttagaatattttctttCTCCCAGCTCTCTCTTTCGttacattaatctcaatataaACACAATAtaacacttttcatttttctcttgCACTCTTTCTCTTGTATAGCTATTCTACTCAACAATCCAAAGGAAGACATCGCTATTTATAGATGAAGATTCTTCCTTATCTTAGGAATATAATAGATAGTAAATTGGGTAAATGAATAGCTAAAAGGTTACACAAGTTACAAGGTATAGAATAATGGATGAAATTAGTGATAGATCATCAAAATAATAGTTATaacattatatcaaaataaCGACTACATTCTTGTCATTTTATACCAGTAACATAtgcatttaatatttttattttaatattaaaatgcaaaAACACCATGTAATATGCATAATATGTATCTGAAGAATGAAATTTCCAGCTTGTAGTATCTGTTATCTAGATCCATTAGTACGTTAATTACACATAAGGCAGACAGAAAGTTGTTTTAAGTAAATGTTAAGTAAACTTTTTgggaaaatgaaaagacaaATAAAGTTGTGTTAAATGACAAACATACTCTTAATCAAGGATTAGTATTAGGCACTTGGATAGAGAGAAGGGGTCCAATGGTCGTTTCTCGAAAAGTACAGTAATCGTTTATTTATTAGGAATTTTAATCCTCATGATCAGCCGCTCAatctaccaaaaaaaaaaaaggtgtaatttttttttctttttgaagtaTGTACTGtgttttaacatgatttcagtAAGATGTAGTCATACAATATGTAATAATTGATTAACGTTTACTATTATTTCACTTTGATATTTTAATCTATCAACGGAATGATTTTCATGTGTTTTCTGataacaaatttataaaaaaaggtTGAATTAAACTTGTCCTGACTCTGTTTTATAGTATAATCTGACTCAGCCATGTAGTTTGGTGTAGGTAATTTGATTCAACAAGATGGGTGGAAGTGCAATTAACAGTGATGATTGTCAAATTTCTATAACTGAAGAGCGCACACTACTTCTGATTGGACGTACAGGTGATGGAAAAAGTGCAACAGGAAATAGCATTCTTGGAACAAAGGCTTTCAAATCAAGGCATTGCTCTTCTTGTGTTACAACTGCTTCCCAGCTTCAGAGTAGTCAATTACAAGACGGAAATATACTTAACGTCATTGATACCCCtggtgtgtatatatatatagcaaaattttctttgtttgtatAGGGTAGGATCGTGTTCATTTTGAACTTACTAATTCTAATTGATGAGTCAGATCCGGcatcttgttttattttgtagGACTGTTTGATATTTCTCGTGATCCTGATTTTGTTATAAAAGAACTTGATAAGTGCTTTGATCTGGCCAAGGATGGCATCCATGCTGTACTTTTAGTTCTGTCTGTGCGAACTCGGTTTTCAAGAGAAGAACAAGCTTCTGTGCAATGCTTTATGAACCTCTTTGAGAGTAAAATTGTTGATTACATGATTGTGGTCTTCACCGGAGGAGATGAGCTTGATGAAGAAAATGATGAGATTCTGGTGAAATACTTGAACCATTGCCCTGAGCCTTTAAAGGTTAGATTAGTTACATGTATGTTATGTAATTAAACTGGCAGATCatgctttcttatttatttgtgttttagCGTTCTTCAAGTAACATTATatgtttatacaaaaataaaattaaaatcgcTTGCTCCTGAGTGTGAAGGTTGatctaaatgaattatttatacTTCCGTTACAGGATACTTTAGAAAAATGTGGCAATAGACATGTACTTTTCGACAATAAGACTGAGGATCCGGTGAAGAAAGCTGAACAATTGAGAAATCTTATTTCACAAGTTAATTTGGTTGTGGAAAAAAATAGTGGAAAACCATATACAAGAGACCTGTTCATGGAATTAAAGGTAAGTTATCAGATGTATTGTTTCAAGTACATAGATAGCAAGGACTAATGAGTATacttacaaattaaaaataaaatgtgtatatatacacacacatggaATAAGTTTGGATTCCTCTCCGTCCCAAATAGCTCAAGTAAGATATCTTGGTACTTCGTGACTGATTGAGTACCTCGTACATATGATATTCTTGTACGTTTTTGTGTTTAACAGCTTGAATCTAAGCTGCGGGAGATGAGGCATCTTAAAATGGAGTTGGCAAAAGAGCGTGATGTTCGGTTGCAAGCAGAACAAAATGCAGAAGAAGCTCTAAAGAAATTGGAATATATGAGTTTAAGGGTGATGTCTGAGGAACCCCAAGCAAAAAAATGGGGAATATTTCCTAGCAATATGTGtcttattttatgaaatactaGTTCTTGATGCATATGTTTTCTGTAGTATACTTTCtcatttgatgaaaatatttgataacaaaattataaaattccttgaaggaTCTTTTAGAAATTGTTTactatgtgtgtgtatatatatatagtatagaTCAAACTAATTTTTCactttaaaatagttttaaaccGTTTGAagcatatgaaaatatttttaattttctatttttataaatattatttaaacatTGAACTTTCTTTTAACACATAACAGTATAGTGGACACACCTGTTGTATACAAGCTCGGCTGCCAATGCAGTTGCAAAGTTGCAGCTCACTCCTTAATAACTAGAATACTTATAATGTTCTTTTGTCAACCTATTTACATTCCTCTCGTTTGACAGTCTTTCGCACCCATAGCTATAGCCCTAACtcaattattttctaataattgTTGTATCTCAAAAGCCACATTAATTGGTTAACCAAAACTATCTCGATCTTGAACATATACGAGTTATTGCAATAATTTTAAGGGCTTTAAAATTGTACTCCTATTCTTAAAAGAATAATATGTGATCATGCCAACACATTTTTGTTTATCTATATTAATCTTAGTTTATAATCACATTCAGGCAAATCTGagtaaattttatgttaaaaatgacaggtaaatgattttattcatcttttcgGCTCAACGCCTGAACTTCGGGTGCTGTAAAACTTTAGTTTTTGAGAattgaataaaaagaaagaacGTGCTTAAAACCTAATTCTGACCAGTTACCTCTAATTAATGTGATAAATTAGTAAGAATATATCTTAATTTCTAGGAAACTGATCAGTTTAAGCTAAAAACAGCCCTCTTTAACTTTAATTATTACCTCTAGAGATGGCCATGAGTAGCTCAAAAGTTCGACTATTAAGTGTCCCGAGGTTGAATCAAAGCTGCTAAGTGAATGTATTGGAGAAGGAAAAGCCACATGCactcttttgtcttttttttcccCCATTTATTTATACTCATCAGGATTGCTCAAACTCTCTGTATTGCACACTTGAGCTCTCTATATCAAGGTCAGCACAATGTTGTTTGTTTTCGTTGTCCTAATTTTGCTTATTTCATTTGTTTGTTAATAATCTATTTAAGTTTTGATTTCAGTAAGGTAAAATTGGTGGAATTGATGATTGGGAagttactaataatgaaaaacgGACACTAGTCCTGCTTGGGCGAACAGGTAACGGAAAAAGTGCTACAGGGAATTCTATACTTGGAAGTAAGGAATTCAATTCCAAGTGTAGCTCAAATGGTGTTACAACTACTTGTGAACTTAAGACTACTCGACTAGATAACGGTTTGATCATTGATGTCATAGACACCCCTggtaatatatatacaaactCCTTTCACTGATTTATACTTGTACACTAATGAATTTATTTGCTACATAAAGAGTTGTTTTATATTGATAATTGGACTAATCAGATTAGGTGGTAATATTTGATCACTACTGATGCTGAGGTTGTTTTTAACTTCAGGATTGTTTGATTTTACTGGTGAGCCTGACGTCATAGGTAAAGAAATTGTTAAATGCATGGAGTTGGCAATGGATGGGATCGATGCTGTTCTATTGGTTTTGTCCGTGCGAACACGCTTCTCTAGAGAAGAATTAGCTGCAATCCAAAGCTTTCAAGAATTCTTTGGGGAAAAAATTAGAGATTATATGATTATTGTCTTCACTGGTGGTGATGAACTTGATGAGACTTTGGGTGACTACTTAGGCAAGGACTGTCCAGAGCCTTTAAAGGTAATTAGACATCATTTTGTTGGATATTTGCACCCACCTATCCTTTCGTTTCATGCTGTAAGTATGTTACGTTAAAGGAACATTTCCTCTTATGCTTCTAACGAACCTATATGTTGTGAACCATTACAGGAAACAATTAAGTTGTGTGATGAGAGATTTGTGCTATTCGATAATAGGACTAAAGAtccaaagaagaaagaagaccAATTGAACAAACTTCTTTCCCTTGTGACTCTTGTTTTACAAAAGAATAATGAAGTACCATATACAAATGAATTGTTCAAGAAACTGAAGGTATATCTGTAATAGTCCTGTTGCATTCTATTATTAATCAAATGAA
Proteins encoded in this window:
- the LOC107022419 gene encoding immune-associated nucleotide-binding protein 9-like, which encodes MGGSAINSDDCQISITEERTLLLIGRTGDGKSATGNSILGTKAFKSRHCSSCVTTASQLQSSQLQDGNILNVIDTPGLFDISRDPDFVIKELDKCFDLAKDGIHAVLLVLSVRTRFSREEQASVQCFMNLFESKIVDYMIVVFTGGDELDEENDEILVKYLNHCPEPLKDTLEKCGNRHVLFDNKTEDPVKKAEQLRNLISQVNLVVEKNSGKPYTRDLFMELKLESKLREMRHLKMELAKERDVRLQAEQNAEEALKKLEYMSLRVNDFIHLFGSTPELRVL
- the LOC107022420 gene encoding immune-associated nucleotide-binding protein 1-like, producing MAMSSSKVRLLSVPRIAQTLCIAHLSSLYQGKIGGIDDWEVTNNEKRTLVLLGRTGNGKSATGNSILGSKEFNSKCSSNGVTTTCELKTTRLDNGLIIDVIDTPGLFDFTGEPDVIGKEIVKCMELAMDGIDAVLLVLSVRTRFSREELAAIQSFQEFFGEKIRDYMIIVFTGGDELDETLGDYLGKDCPEPLKETIKLCDERFVLFDNRTKDPKKKEDQLNKLLSLVTLVLQKNNEVPYTNELFKKLKALKAKGELNEPLKMSYEEHCIKLTENFTSLLKEITNILFEQWAIERADRIAEKQKAEAACAKSVDEMRDLREQFEHLQSDSRKGGCHIL